GACGACAAAATTGCTTCAAGATAAGAAGAAAAAGTAATACACTCACTCGGGAGTCACCAATAAAAGTTTGACCCTGAAAATTGTATTTAAGGTTGGACTTTTGTAATATATTGATATGAAATTTAGATTTACTAATCATGCGCAATACAGAATTTTGGAAAGAAAAATCAGCATTGAAAATATCAAGTCCGTTATCAATAAGCCCGATCTTTCAGAAGTTCTTCCTAACGATAAAATAAAGTGCAGGAGATCATTTGACGGCAAGACACTCGTAGTTGTATACTTAAAATCAAGAGAAGATGTCATTGTTTTAACCGCTTACTATATATGAAAATAGATTACGACAAAATTGCAGACGCTATGTATATCCATTTCCACAAAGGAAAGGTTTTTAAGACTGTGGAAATGAAAGATTCAGTCATCGTTGACCTTGATAGAAAGGGCAAGGTGATTGGTATAGAAGTTTTAGATGTTTCATCCCAAGTATCAGAAAAACAGATTAAAAGTTCTATAAAAACCGGCATTCCTGTTTTTGTGTAGATATTAGTATTAGACCACATAAAAGACAAAAAAATGGTGGCTGTCCCCATTAACTAATCAAAGTGTTGCACTAACAGATTGAATCTAGCGTGCAGGGGCTTGTATATAATACAAATCTATGCTATAAAAATAACAGGAAAAGGTAGGCATGGTTTTATCAAAATTGTACACAACAAAAGCTATATTTTTCTTAGTTTTTGTTTTACCCTGCGAACAGAGTTTTTCGTTCTTTGACAAATATGAGCATCACTCACCCAACCTGCAAAAGTACTAAAATGAAAAGGAATCGCTATGATGAAATTACTTTTACAAATTGTCCTAAAAATAAGGCGGTTTTATTGGTGGCTTGTCCGTCCAACCACAAAAGGTGCCCGCG
This genomic window from bacterium contains:
- a CDS encoding DUF4258 domain-containing protein produces the protein MKFRFTNHAQYRILERKISIENIKSVINKPDLSEVLPNDKIKCRRSFDGKTLVVVYLKSREDVIVLTAYYI
- a CDS encoding DUF2283 domain-containing protein is translated as MKIDYDKIADAMYIHFHKGKVFKTVEMKDSVIVDLDRKGKVIGIEVLDVSSQVSEKQIKSSIKTGIPVFV